In Miscanthus floridulus cultivar M001 chromosome 5, ASM1932011v1, whole genome shotgun sequence, one genomic interval encodes:
- the LOC136453929 gene encoding SNF1-related protein kinase regulatory subunit gamma-1-like, whose product MQAVRTRPEQRAAEAAVVVEATPHGSARSWSPEAEIGMRVEDIWDSLDVQQRQLSHGDKLNSCFDSIPVASFPHTFDGAQLVEIPSDATLAEAVDILSRNRIISAPVRNVDAPEDASWIDRYIGIVEFAGIAVWLLHQSEAAAKADDVGADELAAKLGTVTFEGAAAAAAAVASKVTADAESEGDIAEVFGALPSSDLFNKTKVKDISGSFRWAPFLALQSSDTFLTMLLLLSKYRMKSLPVVDIGEGTISNIITQAAVVHMLSECVGLHWFEEWGTKTLSEIGLPIMRLSKIVKVREDEPALKAFRLMRRKGVGGIPVVDDGGRAVGSIMIKDVKHLLTASETNRDYRTLTAKKFIANARQSSGERQMSIITCSRGDSIKDIILKLDAEKRQRIYVINEKGNLDGLITLRDIIAKLVYEPPGYFGDFFNGVIPLPSNSRV is encoded by the exons ATGCAGGCGGTGCGGACGCGGCCGGAGCAGcgtgcggcggaggcggcggtggtggtagaGGCGACCCCGCACGGGAGCGCGCGGTCGTGGAGCCCCGAGGCGGAGATCGGCATGCGCGTGGAGGACATCTGGGACAGCCTGGACGTGCAGCAGCGGCAGCTGAGCCACGGCGACAAGCTCAACAGCTGCTTCGACAGCATCCCCGTGGCGTCGTTCCCGCACACCTTCGACGGCGCGCAGctggtggagatcccctccgaCGCCACGCTCGCCGAGGCCGTCGACATCCTGTCCCGCAACAGGATCATCAGCGCGCCCGTCAGGAACGTGGACGCGCCCGAGGACGCCAGCTGGATCGACCGCTACATCGGCATCGTCGAGTTCGCCGGCATCGCCGTCTGGCTGCTCCACCAGTCTGAAGCCGCGGCGAAGGCCGACGACGTAGGCGCCGACGAGCTGGCAGCGAAGCTAGGCACCGTCACGTTCgagggtgccgccgccgccgccgccgcggtcgcGTCCAAAGTGACGGCGGACGCGGAGTCTGAAGGAGACATCGCGGAAGTGTTCGGAGCCCTGCCGTCTTCGGACCTGTTCAACAAGACAAAGGTGAAGGACATCTCCGGGTCGTTCCGGTGGGCGCCATTCCTGGCGCTGCAGAGCTCCGACACCTTCCTtaccatgctgctgctgctgtccaaGTACCGGATGAAGAGCCTGCCCGTGGTGGACATCGGCGAGGGCACCATCAGCAACATCATCACGCAGGCCGCCGTCGTGCACATGCTCTCCGAGTGCGTCGGACTCCACTGGTTCGAGGAGTGGGGCACCAAGACGCTCTCCGAGATCGGCCTGCCCATCATGAGGCTCAGCAAGATCGTCAAG GTTCGCGAGGACGAGCCGGCTCTCAAGGCCTTCCGTCTGATGAGGAGAAAAGGGGTCGGAGGCATACCGGTGGTGGATGATGGCGGCAGGGCCGTAGGCAGCATAATGATCAAGGATGTCAAGCATCTCCTTACGGCATCGGAGACAAACAGAGACTACAG GACCCTAACAGCAAAAAAATTCATCGCGAACGCGAGGCAGAGCTCCGGCGAAAGGCAAATGAGCATCATAACGTGCAGTAGAGGGGACAGTATCAAGGACATAATACTGAAGCTGGATGCAGAGAAGAGGCAGAGGATCTATGTGATCAACGAGAAAGGGAACCTGGACGGCTTGATCACCCTCAGAGATATAATCGCCAAGTTGGTGTATGAACCGCCTGGCTACTTTGGGGACTTCTTCAATGGTGTTATCCCTCTACCATCGAACAGCAGGGTCTAA